From a region of the Notolabrus celidotus isolate fNotCel1 chromosome 14, fNotCel1.pri, whole genome shotgun sequence genome:
- the ubash3bb gene encoding ubiquitin associated and SH3 domain containing Bb isoform X2 — translation MAAKEDLYSKILPRRLRQNRPGSVKTGSSNLDVLLSMGFPRPRALKALVSTGGRSVQAACDWLFSHVDDPFLDDPLPREFVLYLRPSGPLQNQLSHFWQQSRVTCGKNKAHNIFPHITLCQFFMCADHKAEALCEALKASVQQWRGRFPSPLPLELYTSSNFIGLFVEEQVADVLKQFAADFAAEAARKAEVHVEPHKKQLHVTLAYNFPTNHLPSLEKLAKGIEVKLGCDWLAVLFSRDIRFANHETLRAMYPYLPQNEDELELVPGDFVFVSPVDQGSTSEGWVYGTSLASGLSGLLPENYVSLADESETWVFHGSHSFFSCGPSERTSKDRGMFDGLLDSRRTDNTSPGDTPTLSLICHPMQVLRISGSHSRQPKRTLFVCRHGERMDVVFGKHWLTLCSDSKGRYVRSNLNMLPSLPLWGGQRDYDMDAPITVFGSTQARLVGEALLESNTVIDFVYCSPSLRCVQTAQNILKGLQQEGKMKVRVEPGLFEWTKWVSGNSLPAWIPPSDLAGAHFSVDTTYRPLIPVSKLTVSEPFETYMSRSYQVTKDILSDCKNTGNNVLIVAHASSLEACTRQLQGRSPPSVKDFIQVVRKIPYLGFCSSEEQGDTGVWQLVDPPILPLTHGPNHSFDWRETLLQE, via the exons ACTGAAAGCTCTGGTGTCAACAGGAGGTCGGAGTGTGCAGGCAGCATGTGACTG gctGTTCTCCCACGTGGATGACCCGTTCCTGGACGACCCCCTGCCCAGAGAGTTTGTCCTCTACCTGCGACCCAGCGGACCTCTTCAGAACCAGCTCTCTCACTTCTGGCAACAGAGTCGAGTCACATGTGGCAAAAACAAAGCTCACAACATCTTCCCTCACATCACCCTCTGTCAGTTCTTCATG TGTGCAGACCACAAAGCAGAAGCCTTATGCGAGGCGCTCAAGGCCAGCGTCCAGCAGTGGCGGGGTCGATTCCCAAGCCCTCTACCTCTCGAGCTCTACACGTCCTCCAACTTCATCGGCCTGTTCGTGGAGGAGCAGGTGGCCGACGTGCTGAAGCAGTTTGCGGCTGACTTCGCCGCAGAAGCAGCCCGGAAGGCAG AAGTCCACGTAGAGCCTCACAAGAAGCAGCTCCATGTAACTCTGGCCTACAACTTCCCCACCAATCACCTCCCATCTCTGGAGAAGCTGGCCAAAGGCATCGAGGTGAAGCtgggctgtgattggctggcggTGCTTTTCTCCCGGGACATTCGATTTGCAAACCATGAG ACCCTGCGTGCGATGTACCCCTACCTCCCTCAGAACGAGGACGAGCTGGAGCTGGTTCCAGGTgattttgtctttgtgtctccGGTGGATCAGGGCAGCACCAGTGAGGGCTGGGTGTACGGGACCTCTCTGGCTTCGGGGCTGTCCGGCCTGCTGCCCGAGAACTACGTCAGCCTGGCCGATGAGTCTGAGACCTGGGTCTTCCACGG CTCCCACTCGTTCTTCAGCTGTGGGCCCAGTGAAAGGACGAGCAAGGACAGAGGGATGTTTGACGGACTGCTGGACAGCCGACGCACTGACAACACGAGTCCTGGAGACACACCCACCCTCAGTCTCATCTGTCATCCTATGCAG GTTCTGCGGATCAGTGGGAGTCACTCGCGGCAGCCAAAGAGGACGCTGTTTGTGTGCAGGCACGGGGAGAGGATGGACGTGGTCTTTGGCAAACACTGGCTCACGCTCTGCTCCGACAGTAAAG GTAGATATGTCCGTTCCAATCTGAACATGCTTCCCAGTTTGCCGCTCTGGGGCGGACAGAGAGATTATGACATGGACGCTCCGATCACTGTGTTTGGATCCACACAGGCGCGACTAGTAG GTGAGGCCCTGTTAGAGAGCAACACAGTGATAGACTTTGTGTACTGCTCTCCCTCCCTGCGGTGTGTTCAGACTGCACAGAACATCCTGAAGG GCCTGCAGCAGGAAGGGAAGATGAAGGTGCGAGTGGAGCCGGGGCTTTTTGAATGGACCAAGTGGGTTTCTGGGAACTCGCTGCCTGCGTGGATTCCTCCCTCTGACCTGGCTGGGGCGCACTTTAGCGTGGACACAACATACAG ACCTCTGATCCCTGTCAGCAAGCTCACTGTGTCCGAACCCTTTGAGACCTACATGAGCCGGAGCTACCAAGTGACCAAAGACATCCTGTCAGACTGCAAAAACACTG GAAACAACGTACTGATTGTAGCCCACGCGTCCTCCTTGGAGGCCTGCACGCGCCAGCTGCAGGGCCGCAGCCCACCGAGCGTCAAGGACTTCATCCAAGTAGTCCGAAAG ATCCCGTACCTGGGCTTCTGCTCATCAGAAGAGCAGGGGGACACGGGGGTGTGGCAGTTAGTGGACCCTCCCATCCTCCCCCTCACACATGGACCAAACCACAGCTTTGACTGGAGAGAGACGCTTCTGCAGGAATGA
- the ubash3bb gene encoding ubiquitin associated and SH3 domain containing Bb isoform X1 — MAAKEDLYSKILPRRLRQNRPGSVKTGSSNLDVLLSMGFPRPRALKALVSTGGRSVQAACDWLFSHVDDPFLDDPLPREFVLYLRPSGPLQNQLSHFWQQSRVTCGKNKAHNIFPHITLCQFFMCADHKAEALCEALKASVQQWRGRFPSPLPLELYTSSNFIGLFVEEQVADVLKQFAADFAAEAARKAEVHVEPHKKQLHVTLAYNFPTNHLPSLEKLAKGIEVKLGCDWLAVLFSRDIRFANHETLRAMYPYLPQNEDELELVPGDFVFVSPVDQGSTSEGWVYGTSLASGLSGLLPENYVSLADESETWVFHGSHSFFSCGPSERTSKDRGMFDGLLDSRRTDNTSPGDTPTLSLICHPMQQVLRISGSHSRQPKRTLFVCRHGERMDVVFGKHWLTLCSDSKGRYVRSNLNMLPSLPLWGGQRDYDMDAPITVFGSTQARLVGEALLESNTVIDFVYCSPSLRCVQTAQNILKGLQQEGKMKVRVEPGLFEWTKWVSGNSLPAWIPPSDLAGAHFSVDTTYRPLIPVSKLTVSEPFETYMSRSYQVTKDILSDCKNTGNNVLIVAHASSLEACTRQLQGRSPPSVKDFIQVVRKIPYLGFCSSEEQGDTGVWQLVDPPILPLTHGPNHSFDWRETLLQE, encoded by the exons ACTGAAAGCTCTGGTGTCAACAGGAGGTCGGAGTGTGCAGGCAGCATGTGACTG gctGTTCTCCCACGTGGATGACCCGTTCCTGGACGACCCCCTGCCCAGAGAGTTTGTCCTCTACCTGCGACCCAGCGGACCTCTTCAGAACCAGCTCTCTCACTTCTGGCAACAGAGTCGAGTCACATGTGGCAAAAACAAAGCTCACAACATCTTCCCTCACATCACCCTCTGTCAGTTCTTCATG TGTGCAGACCACAAAGCAGAAGCCTTATGCGAGGCGCTCAAGGCCAGCGTCCAGCAGTGGCGGGGTCGATTCCCAAGCCCTCTACCTCTCGAGCTCTACACGTCCTCCAACTTCATCGGCCTGTTCGTGGAGGAGCAGGTGGCCGACGTGCTGAAGCAGTTTGCGGCTGACTTCGCCGCAGAAGCAGCCCGGAAGGCAG AAGTCCACGTAGAGCCTCACAAGAAGCAGCTCCATGTAACTCTGGCCTACAACTTCCCCACCAATCACCTCCCATCTCTGGAGAAGCTGGCCAAAGGCATCGAGGTGAAGCtgggctgtgattggctggcggTGCTTTTCTCCCGGGACATTCGATTTGCAAACCATGAG ACCCTGCGTGCGATGTACCCCTACCTCCCTCAGAACGAGGACGAGCTGGAGCTGGTTCCAGGTgattttgtctttgtgtctccGGTGGATCAGGGCAGCACCAGTGAGGGCTGGGTGTACGGGACCTCTCTGGCTTCGGGGCTGTCCGGCCTGCTGCCCGAGAACTACGTCAGCCTGGCCGATGAGTCTGAGACCTGGGTCTTCCACGG CTCCCACTCGTTCTTCAGCTGTGGGCCCAGTGAAAGGACGAGCAAGGACAGAGGGATGTTTGACGGACTGCTGGACAGCCGACGCACTGACAACACGAGTCCTGGAGACACACCCACCCTCAGTCTCATCTGTCATCCTATGCAG CAGGTTCTGCGGATCAGTGGGAGTCACTCGCGGCAGCCAAAGAGGACGCTGTTTGTGTGCAGGCACGGGGAGAGGATGGACGTGGTCTTTGGCAAACACTGGCTCACGCTCTGCTCCGACAGTAAAG GTAGATATGTCCGTTCCAATCTGAACATGCTTCCCAGTTTGCCGCTCTGGGGCGGACAGAGAGATTATGACATGGACGCTCCGATCACTGTGTTTGGATCCACACAGGCGCGACTAGTAG GTGAGGCCCTGTTAGAGAGCAACACAGTGATAGACTTTGTGTACTGCTCTCCCTCCCTGCGGTGTGTTCAGACTGCACAGAACATCCTGAAGG GCCTGCAGCAGGAAGGGAAGATGAAGGTGCGAGTGGAGCCGGGGCTTTTTGAATGGACCAAGTGGGTTTCTGGGAACTCGCTGCCTGCGTGGATTCCTCCCTCTGACCTGGCTGGGGCGCACTTTAGCGTGGACACAACATACAG ACCTCTGATCCCTGTCAGCAAGCTCACTGTGTCCGAACCCTTTGAGACCTACATGAGCCGGAGCTACCAAGTGACCAAAGACATCCTGTCAGACTGCAAAAACACTG GAAACAACGTACTGATTGTAGCCCACGCGTCCTCCTTGGAGGCCTGCACGCGCCAGCTGCAGGGCCGCAGCCCACCGAGCGTCAAGGACTTCATCCAAGTAGTCCGAAAG ATCCCGTACCTGGGCTTCTGCTCATCAGAAGAGCAGGGGGACACGGGGGTGTGGCAGTTAGTGGACCCTCCCATCCTCCCCCTCACACATGGACCAAACCACAGCTTTGACTGGAGAGAGACGCTTCTGCAGGAATGA
- the ubash3bb gene encoding ubiquitin associated and SH3 domain containing Bb isoform X3 has protein sequence MAAKEDLYSKILPRRLRQNRPGSVKTGSSNLDVLLSMGFPRPRALKALVSTGGRSVQAACDWLFSHVDDPFLDDPLPREFVLYLRPSGPLQNQLSHFWQQSRVTCGKNKAHNIFPHITLCQFFMCADHKAEALCEALKASVQQWRGRFPSPLPLELYTSSNFIGLFVEEQVADVLKQFAADFAAEAARKAVHVEPHKKQLHVTLAYNFPTNHLPSLEKLAKGIEVKLGCDWLAVLFSRDIRFANHETLRAMYPYLPQNEDELELVPGDFVFVSPVDQGSTSEGWVYGTSLASGLSGLLPENYVSLADESETWVFHGSHSFFSCGPSERTSKDRGMFDGLLDSRRTDNTSPGDTPTLSLICHPMQQVLRISGSHSRQPKRTLFVCRHGERMDVVFGKHWLTLCSDSKGRYVRSNLNMLPSLPLWGGQRDYDMDAPITVFGSTQARLVGEALLESNTVIDFVYCSPSLRCVQTAQNILKGLQQEGKMKVRVEPGLFEWTKWVSGNSLPAWIPPSDLAGAHFSVDTTYRPLIPVSKLTVSEPFETYMSRSYQVTKDILSDCKNTGNNVLIVAHASSLEACTRQLQGRSPPSVKDFIQVVRKIPYLGFCSSEEQGDTGVWQLVDPPILPLTHGPNHSFDWRETLLQE, from the exons ACTGAAAGCTCTGGTGTCAACAGGAGGTCGGAGTGTGCAGGCAGCATGTGACTG gctGTTCTCCCACGTGGATGACCCGTTCCTGGACGACCCCCTGCCCAGAGAGTTTGTCCTCTACCTGCGACCCAGCGGACCTCTTCAGAACCAGCTCTCTCACTTCTGGCAACAGAGTCGAGTCACATGTGGCAAAAACAAAGCTCACAACATCTTCCCTCACATCACCCTCTGTCAGTTCTTCATG TGTGCAGACCACAAAGCAGAAGCCTTATGCGAGGCGCTCAAGGCCAGCGTCCAGCAGTGGCGGGGTCGATTCCCAAGCCCTCTACCTCTCGAGCTCTACACGTCCTCCAACTTCATCGGCCTGTTCGTGGAGGAGCAGGTGGCCGACGTGCTGAAGCAGTTTGCGGCTGACTTCGCCGCAGAAGCAGCCCGGAAGGCAG TCCACGTAGAGCCTCACAAGAAGCAGCTCCATGTAACTCTGGCCTACAACTTCCCCACCAATCACCTCCCATCTCTGGAGAAGCTGGCCAAAGGCATCGAGGTGAAGCtgggctgtgattggctggcggTGCTTTTCTCCCGGGACATTCGATTTGCAAACCATGAG ACCCTGCGTGCGATGTACCCCTACCTCCCTCAGAACGAGGACGAGCTGGAGCTGGTTCCAGGTgattttgtctttgtgtctccGGTGGATCAGGGCAGCACCAGTGAGGGCTGGGTGTACGGGACCTCTCTGGCTTCGGGGCTGTCCGGCCTGCTGCCCGAGAACTACGTCAGCCTGGCCGATGAGTCTGAGACCTGGGTCTTCCACGG CTCCCACTCGTTCTTCAGCTGTGGGCCCAGTGAAAGGACGAGCAAGGACAGAGGGATGTTTGACGGACTGCTGGACAGCCGACGCACTGACAACACGAGTCCTGGAGACACACCCACCCTCAGTCTCATCTGTCATCCTATGCAG CAGGTTCTGCGGATCAGTGGGAGTCACTCGCGGCAGCCAAAGAGGACGCTGTTTGTGTGCAGGCACGGGGAGAGGATGGACGTGGTCTTTGGCAAACACTGGCTCACGCTCTGCTCCGACAGTAAAG GTAGATATGTCCGTTCCAATCTGAACATGCTTCCCAGTTTGCCGCTCTGGGGCGGACAGAGAGATTATGACATGGACGCTCCGATCACTGTGTTTGGATCCACACAGGCGCGACTAGTAG GTGAGGCCCTGTTAGAGAGCAACACAGTGATAGACTTTGTGTACTGCTCTCCCTCCCTGCGGTGTGTTCAGACTGCACAGAACATCCTGAAGG GCCTGCAGCAGGAAGGGAAGATGAAGGTGCGAGTGGAGCCGGGGCTTTTTGAATGGACCAAGTGGGTTTCTGGGAACTCGCTGCCTGCGTGGATTCCTCCCTCTGACCTGGCTGGGGCGCACTTTAGCGTGGACACAACATACAG ACCTCTGATCCCTGTCAGCAAGCTCACTGTGTCCGAACCCTTTGAGACCTACATGAGCCGGAGCTACCAAGTGACCAAAGACATCCTGTCAGACTGCAAAAACACTG GAAACAACGTACTGATTGTAGCCCACGCGTCCTCCTTGGAGGCCTGCACGCGCCAGCTGCAGGGCCGCAGCCCACCGAGCGTCAAGGACTTCATCCAAGTAGTCCGAAAG ATCCCGTACCTGGGCTTCTGCTCATCAGAAGAGCAGGGGGACACGGGGGTGTGGCAGTTAGTGGACCCTCCCATCCTCCCCCTCACACATGGACCAAACCACAGCTTTGACTGGAGAGAGACGCTTCTGCAGGAATGA